The genomic window ACTGGTGAAGAACAAATCATTTGTTTTCACATGCATGAGACCAAATATCAATAAGCatctttccttcattcattccctCGGTGAATACTGCTGGCACCCCTGCGGTATGCTATACCCTGTCCTGGCACTTGGGTTAGAGCCGTGAACAAAACTGGAGCTGATGTTCCAGCAGAGTGACAGTCTGTCCACGTAGAGAAAGAATAGTTCAGAGTGCAAATCCTACCTTGGAATCTGAGCTAGCAACTTCTCTGGGCAAGTTTTTTTATGGGatagtattgtgtgtgtgtgtgtgtgtgtgagagagagagagagagagaatgaagtgACATCAGAATTCTCTGTCTTACCTGGCACATCAGGTTCCTCTCTCATCCTGGTGTTGATGCCTTATTGTGTTGGTAATTTGGGCATGTCCCTGAACCTTCTGAGCTCCACAGCAGAGCTGGGACTTGGGCCCTGGGCCAGCTGAGTCCAGGCCCGTGCTGGGACCTGTCCTGCCCAGCCTGGGGCTCCCGGCCCTGTTTCACTGCTCTATACTGGTGTACAGTCCACTCAGTTCCACCAAGTACCTGGAGACCTATTCAGGAAAGCCTATTGGAGGAAGCCTGCGTGGTCTAGGGCATCTCATTCAGGACTCCGAGGGCCACATCACTCCCCAAATGGTCTGAAGAACAGCCAGACATCACCCCTACCTACAGCTATCCCAGAATGATTCAAGGCTGCTGGGGCTCCCTTTTTACTGCTCCCTGTTTACTGGAGAGACAGCAGCTTCATTTCCATGATTAGAGAGGAAGTGTGAGactggattcctgggtcaaggaGGTGTCTGTTCTCACCCTTGCTCCTGGGATGCAATGTCCTTGCCATCTATACTGTGTGATATCTTGGTGGGTTACATTGCAAAAACATGCAGCTATAAAGTTGgcagtgaagtgagtgaagttgctcagtcatgtccgactctttgtgatcccatggactgtagcctcccaggctcctctgtccatgggattatccaggcaagagtactgaagtgggttgccatttcttcctccaagggatcttcccgacccagggatcaaacccaggtctcctgcattgcaggcagacgctttactgtctgagcctccagggaggctagcaggctcctctggaaATCTCCTAGTCCAGGATTGCACTTTGGAGGCTGTGGGCAGGGTCTAGCCTCCAGATGGGTCTCACCTGGCTGCAGAGGGATGACTCCAGTTCCTCATGTCCACTATTCCCCACCTTGTCACCCTGGAAACTGCCTTCCCGGGTTTGAGAAGGCCCTGGAGTTTGTTGCCTCTGGCCCAGCTCTTCATTTGTAGGGGGTGGGGATCAGACTGAAGTGGTAGTACAGGGCAACAGACACCCGGAGAAGGGGATGGTTAGATTTAAGCTCACAAGGCAACTGAGAGGCAGAATGAAGACTAGGCCCACTAAGGGGTTCCCCTGACCTGCAGGGAAAAGCTTGTATCAGGCAAATCTCAACATGTAACACAAACTTGGAGGGTGAACTCTCTTGGGGCCCCAGCAAGGACGGCGGGTTCTCCTGGGGGAAGGTGAGCCAACTGGCAATGAGGTCTCTCTGTTTTGAGATTCCACGCTGTACCCATGGGTCTGTTCATTAATAATTACCTGATAGGGGAAGTGGTAGGTGGGGGCAAAGAGGCTTATCCAATCTTCCTGGGCTTGATAAACCCAAGCCACATCCCTGGGTGACCTTTAGAGCTGAGACAGCTGCCTGGGGGGCCACTCCAGGACTGACTGTGCTGTGAGTAACCCTATAAGGGCGGCGATGGAGACGATAAAGAGAAGATGACGAATCGTCCTGGATTGACCAGGACTGAATGTTCTGGAACAAAACTTTCAGTGTCTGGGGCAAAACTAGGACAGTCCTGGGTGAACTGGGACCACCGGTCACCCTCATTAGGGTGACAAAGGCTAGAGAGTCCCTTACATATGATTGCACCCACCTCCTTGTGGCCCTGGGTGGGGGGACTTGTGTTCATACCCAGAACAGCCTTCTCCAGCCACACACAGCTGGGGACTCAAGTCTTCCGGCTCCAGGTGCTTTTGAAAAGCTCCTGCCAGAGGGGAATTATGTGTAATCTCACCGCGAAGCTGGAGAGAATGTGTGAGAGGAAGCGAGGGGTGTTCCCTAGTGAGCACAGCAAACTGAATAGATGAGCCAGTGACTGTGCGGTCCCCACAGCCAAAGATATTTACTATttggctctttaaaaaaaaagttttctgaccTCTGGTCTCAGAAAAAGATGACAGAGATTTGAATAAGGGTCATAGCAGTAGAGGGGCTGAatggggtgggagtggagggAAGGCCAGACAGATAGTAAAGGGTGACAACCGGGTTTGGAGCCTGATAACTAGGTAATGGTAGGGACGTGTGATGGAGCAGAGAAGATTTGGTGGAGAAAATCTAGCATCCTGTTTGGGGCAGGTTAAGTcagtctagttaaggctatggtttttcctgtggtcatgtatggatgtgagagttggactgtgaagaaggctgagcgccgaagaattgatgcttttgaactgtggtgttggagaagactcttgagagtccctggactgcaaggagatccaaccagtctattctgaaggagatcagccctgggatttctttggagagaatgatgctgaagctgaaactccaatactttggccacctcatgcaaagagttgactaattggaaaagactgatgctgagagggattgggggcaggaggagaaggggacgacagaggatgagatggctggatggcatcactgactcgatggacctgagtctgagtgaactccgggagttggtgatggacagggaggcctggcgtgctgcgattcatggggtccaaaagagtcggacacgactgagtgactgaactgaactgaactgaagttcattAGGAAAAGGGACCAATTTTATTCCTGAGACTTTGGACAAATCATGTTCTGAGCATCAGCGATTTCATCTGTACAGGGATGATAAGAATACCAGTTCTATTTACCTCTATGTGGATAAGAGGGTCAAACAAAATAGCATAAAAGCGATTTTGCAAACTGTAAAGAAAACCACAGATGTTTGTGGAGTCAATGCTAGCATAGCCGTTGTTTAGCGGCTTTGCTGTGATGCGTCACTGGGTTAAGGAAATAAACTCATATGGTACAAGACAACCCGGGCTGAGTCCAGAGCCCTCTGTTCTAGCTAAGATATTAACTAGTTTGATGACTTGGTTGAGACACTTTGGGCCGAGATCAGGTGCATTCAGAGTGGTATGGCTGTAGACAAGACACTTTGGGAGTCTGTTACCCCGTCTCTGCAATGAGAATGGAGTCTAGTACCATGCAGAGCTCACAGAGATGGGAAAGGAAATGAGccggtggacagggagccctgtgCTTTGTAAATCTGAAGTCTGGCTATAGCATGCCAGGGCACCTCACATGTGGAGGTGCTGGGTGTTCGCTCGTCCCCCTCAAGCTCATGTGCAGGAGCTGAGGGACCACTTTCATCCTGGGGCCCTGCCCTCTGCCAGCCTTCTCCGAGGGGTGGAATGTTCCACTGGGGAGCTTCCTGGGCATGTTTTTTTCTCCTACAAACCTGAGACCACAGAAGATGCATCTGGCTGGCTTCCTGCTCCTCCTTCTGGCTGGACGACTGGTCCTTTCTCAAGGTCAGTTGCATCCCAAGCACTACGGCCAGGGTCATGCCCACCTCCCCCGTCAGGCTCCCGGCACAGGTGAGGGCTTCTCCAGCCTCAAGATCAACCCAGGCAACACCACCTTTGCCCTCCACTTCCACCACCTGTTGGCTTCCCAAGCCCCCGGGGGCAGTATCTTCTCCCCTCTAAGCATCTCCACAGACTAGCTATGCTGTCCCTGGAGGTCAGCTTGCACAGCAGGACTCAGATCCTGGAGGGTCTGGGCTTCAACCTCACACAGGTATCAGAGTTTGACAGCCACCAAGGCTTCCAGAACCTTCTGCACACTCTCTACCTCCCAGGCAACAGGCTGGAGGTATGCATGGGCAACGTCTTGTTCCTGAGCCCTGAGCAGCTGCTTCTTCTGAGAATCCTCAAGGACTCCGCAAGCTTCTGTGAGTCTAGACTCTTCTGCACCAACTTCAAAGACTCTGTGAGCATGACCCAGCTAATCAACCACCACCTTAGGTAGGAAACTTGGGGAAGATCGTGAATTTGGTCAGCAAGCTCAATGCCGATACTACGATGATGCTGGTAAATTACGTGTACTTCAAAGGTCAGTGTGTTGGTGAATCCCACTCTTCCCTTTCCCCCTAACTTACTGAAGGCTCACGTGTCAAAGAGAAACCCCTCAAAACAGAAAGTGGATGGATTGAGTCTGATACATTGAGCAGACTTCAGGAAATTTAATGTTAGAGCATCAGATATTTAAGTTTGTATAATATTGATTTCCATCCCTTCATACTTCTAGAcaggttttcttatttatttttttaataacagcaATGCATGTGTGACAAAAATCTTATGAATTCATATCAAAGCTTTACCCCTTACCAAGAGTGCAAATCCAGCAGGCTGTTTGCTTGAAGTGAGGATATGAGTCCCTGCTTCAAGTTTTATTTCTAAGGATCAAATGATGTCACATATTTATATGTTCCTTAGAGGAGGGCCTGAAGGGATTGGCAAGCTTTAGGTCCCAGCCAAATCCAACAgaccacctgtttttgtaaataaagttttattggcacacagccacaCCCACTCATTTATGTATTATCTCTGACAGCCTTTGCAAGACAGAGATTAACTGTTGCTACTGAGACAGAATGACCTgtaaagcataaaatatttactttctgacCCGTTGCAGAAGAAGATTGCAGATCTCTGAGCATTAGACATGCTCAATAAATAGAGCATTTGCAATTACTCTAATGACAACAATTTTGAagacctttaaaaatacataaaagtataaaaaatacatggaagtataaaagaaaaaatagaagttGTCCATAATCTTACCTTCCTGAGTGAACCAGCATTATTTAGCCTAATTCCTTCCAGTCTTCTATTTATACACATATGTTGATAGAGTTGAAATCACAGGTGGGGACGTTTTTGTATAGTGTGTATCACGTAGGGTGCCATCCAGGGAGCAGAGTCACCGTAAGTGTTAAGAGAAAGAGGATTGTCCTAGGAATTAGACTTGGTGTATTtgtgggagggactggggaagTGAAGGTCTGGAGGAAGAATTTGGAGGGACAGAGAAAAAGGCACTGGAGCTGGTAGACAAGTTGGAACTTCTCTGGAAGTCTGTATGCCAGCTGGGCACATCCAGCCACCAGATTGGTTCTACATAGGGGGAGCCTGGGAAGAGGCCCAGGCCGTAGTCTGGGGACACAGTTGGGCACCATGGAGGAGCTGGACGTTGAACGTGGAGGACAGCATGGGTATCTGCAGCACACACCTCCTCTGGTCTGTCCATCACCTCGTCTGTCCATCATCTCATCTGCCTTCAACGGGCGATGGCTGTTTCACATCTGACTCCCAGTCTCCTGCTGTGACCACCTTGAATCTACAGGAAACACATTCTGGGAAACAGCCCCAGACTAACAATTCAGCCACACTGGTCATTGCTTGCATTTTACATGTAGAATTTTTACACTTAGAATTTTTACACaccattgaaaattaaaaaaaaatttacatgtaGGATTTTTACaccatagaaaattaaaaaaaaaataaattctgcaaTAACTATACATTCACAGGAAGTTGCAGAGTTGTGTGGAGAGGTCCCATGTACCTTTCACTCAGGTTCCCCTGGATAATGTCTTacatttgctgctgttgtttagttgctcagctgtgtctgactctttgcgatcccacgcaAAGAGCATTAGACATgtctgtctcctctgtccgtggaatttctcaggcaagaatactagagtgggttgccattcccttctccaggggatgttcccgatcCAGgtgtcgaacccacatctcctgcattgcaggcagattctttaccactgagccacccagggaacaTCTTACATAATTGTATACAGTTGCAAACCaggaatttatttataaaattttattttatttataaaaataaacaaactttatTCAGATGTTATCAGTTTTCACATgcactcatgtgtgtgtgtagttttacGCTCTTGAAAAATTTATTTAGATCTCATTTTAGTGGCTGTACAATATTCTATTAACTCCATTcaactggaaaaaataatataatttacagGTATAATATACACTCTCACCACACCCAAATCTCTGGCCAGAAATAATGAAGTTTTTGGTGCTCTCTTCCTGTAACCTTCTTTCCAATTGGGTTAGTGCTCGTGGCACAGGCAAAAGGCTCTccagaaatagaagagaaatagCCTGCCCTCTGACACATTTGCCTGTCACCTTGGGGATATAAATGTAGCCTCAAGCCCTCAATCTAGGTCACATGGTGTGAAGAGTGGAATGACTGtggtttatctttaaaaatgaaaagtacctagaagaaaacaaaccaaagatGTGCAGCATCTTTCTAGATAAAATTATATTGAGAGATACTGAAGtgggcaaacaaacaaaaaaaaatagtatactGAATTTATGAATAGGGAGACTTAATGCGCTAAATATGTCAGCCCCCCAGCAATTGatctaaattttttaatgtaatcccAACAGTTTTGGGgggaaatttttgtttatttttggctgcactgggtcgtcactgctgtgcacaggcttcctTTAGTTGCCATAGGTGAGGGTTactctctggctgtggtgtgcaggcttctctctgttGCTGAGCATGGATGGTAGTgtgcgagggctcagtagttgtgacccaTGGGCTGAGCTGCTCtatagcacatgggatcttcctggactacaGATTgaatctgtgttccctgcattggctgatggattcttaaccagtggactgctagggaagtccctcctaacagctttttaaaagattatttttggtGCCAGttaacaagctgattctaaaatgtatgcGAGAGAGCAAAGGGCCAAGAATAGCTAAAAAGGGAGAACCTGCCTGCTGGGGAGCAAGACCGGTTATAAATCTATATTAATTTAGACTGTGTGGTAGACCAAGGGGACAGAATAGAAAGGCTGGAATAGAACCCAGAAGTGGCCCCTTGGATATACAAACAtctgatatttgacaaaacctGCATGATAGAATGTTGAGAAAaaggatagatttttttttttttaagtggtgtaGGGACAGTACCCTCATGGGGGGAAAAATGATTTTGTACGCCTCCCTCCTACTGATAATAAGCATTCATTCCAGGTGACATAAAGCCCTAAATGCAAAAGGTAAGAGCAAAGCTTGTAGATGATGGAGGGAAGTATCTTCAGGACCTGGAGGTGGGAAAATGTCCCTGGGTAGGACACAGAGATctaaccataaaggaaaaaactGATATGCTCGCTGCATTACAGTGGAGAATTTCAGTCACCAAAGCACAccattatgaaagtgaaaagacaagccagGGAGGAAGAAAACTCACTGACAACATACAGAATTGATAAACAACTAGTGTTCAGAGAGCTGCAAGTCACTAAGAAACAGCCCTATAGAAATACGGGTCAAAAACGTCGCCTGGCACTGAgccaaaatcaaacaaacaacccGCTACCAAAACTAATAAAAAACTCCCGTGTgctcgtgctaagtcactttagtcatgtctgaccctgtgcagccctatggactgtagcctgccaggctcctctgtccatgggattctccaggcaagaatactggagtgggttgccacgtcctcctccagggcatcttcctgatccagggatcgaacccgtatctcttacatctacctgcattggcagggggttctttaccactagcgccaccagttGATCCATAAACACAGAAGAGTACTCGATCTTACTTTAAACTGAGAAAGGGCATGTCTGAAGCACAATGAGCTACCACTACACAAACACCAGGTTGACAAAATGAAGTCCAACAATTTCAAGTAACTGGTGAAGACATGAAAAGATCTTGCTGGGTATCCTCTTGGGTCTCTTACTTTAGAATCTTTCTGAACCCCCAGGTCCATGCCCCAGGCAGGTCTGGTGTTGAACTGATGGGATGGTAAGGTAAGGGTCTGGAGTGATGGTTGGGGGGGTGTGTTTCTTGGATGGAGGATGGGCTTATTTGTCCACAAATGCCTGCTAccctcttcccttcttccctccagcTCTGTGGGAGAAACCATTCATCCCTTCCTTGACTGCTTCCCACAACTTCTATGTTGATGAGGACACCACAGTCAAGGTGCCTATGATGCCACAGGATACCCAGCACCACTGGTATCCTCACAACAGGTACTTGCCCTGCTTGGTGCTGTGGATGTATTGCCAAGGAAACATAACAACCCTCTTTATCCTTCCTAATGAAGGGAAGATGGAGCAGGTGGAAGAGGTTTTGACTCCCAAGATGCCAACAAGATGGAGCAACTTGTTCCGGAAGAGGTAATCCATCAGGGCATGGTGCAGGCTGTGTCTTCACTGTGAACCCTTCCAACCAGAGCCAGTGTCCCAAATTGGAAAGGGGATCACCAAATTTTGGAAGAAGTCTTACTTTCTCCAAGACTTTCcatgctgctgcttagtcgcttcagtcgtgtccaactctgtgggacaccagagatggcagcccaccgggacccaccgtccctgggattctccaggcaagaacactggagtgggttgccatttccttctccgatacatgaaagtgaaaagtgaaagtgaagtcgctcagtcgtgtccgactcttagcgaccccatggactgcaacccaccaggctcctccgtccatgggattttccaggcaagagtactggagtggggtgccagggccttcTCCGACTTTCCATGGGTTTCCTTAAATAAGGATTGCCAATACTGTATCTAAATTTTGCCCTCATTAGTGAAGAGAGAACCAGACTAGGAGTTAGGAATCCTGGGTTTAGATGTAGCACTtatactacccactccaggatccttgcctgggaaatcccatggatggaagagcctggtgggctgcagtccatggggttgcataagagtcggatacgactaaacaacaacaacttgtaCTGCACAAGTCCGGGGTGAAGAGACACCAGCTCTCTGAGGGTCCACCTTGTGCAATGAATGAGTAGATTTCTGGTCAAGATGCTGACCATTATGCTATAGAGGTATTTAGCAaaaccccacccacccaccccagcaAGTACCAAGGAAGCTTTCACATCACCCTGAGGCTATGAGGAGGAAAAGTCTTCAAACACACTTGAGAAAAGGACCTCAGGTCAAGGCCATATGGGGGTGGGCAATTCACACAACTCATGTGGTAGAGGAATTCTATCCAAAGAAATCACCGGTTGCAAACAAGTGAAAACCATGgggccccatcagttcagttgctcggttgtgtccagctgtttgtgattccatggactgcagcacaccagacctccctatctatcaccaattcctggagcctgctcacactcatgtccatcgagtcagtgatgccatctaaccacctcattctctgtcatcccctcttcttcctgccttcaatctttcccagcatcagggtcttttccaatgagttagctcttcgcatcaggtggccaaagtactggagtttcagcttcagcatcagaccttctaacgaatattcaggactgattttggCCCCATCAGAGACAAAGGTAAAACTGCCGCATGAGGAGACCTGTATCTCCTGACACGTGTGCAGAAAACCACCTCTGTTTAGAAGAGCTGCCAAAGGAAGGAGACCTTGCAGATGGCTGACCCCGGGGTCAAAGGAGCCTGGCTTTAAGTCACTGGGAGCACTCACTGAGGGCATGGCACAGAACTCTGATGGAGTGAGGGCAGGGAGCGAGTGCCCTTGAGAAGAGCCCAGCCTAGATGGGACCCCTGGCTAGTTCAAGAGTCCAGTGTTTTAACCCACTGCCTCTTTCAGCCATTTTTATGGGAAGCTCAAGTTGTATCTCCCCAAGTTCTCCATTTCTGGCGCCTATAGATTAGATCAGATTTTGCCCAAGCTGGGCATCACAGACCTGGGTATCAACCCCTGGAGACCTTGGAGGGGAACTTCTACCTCTTGGAAGGTGCTGGGTGCTGGGTGCTCTCCCGGCCACCATGTGAAGTCTCAGAGCCCGAGTTTTACTCAATAATCCCTGGGTGTAGGGAGCCAAGAAGTAACCCACCGTGTGCTGGGTGTGGTGCTCGATGCTGGGAATCCAGGGGCCACCAGGCCCCTGCCCTCAGAGAGCTGTCCCAGTCAAGTCACAGATGGTGGCAACAAGAGTGACAAAtgcagagacagaaacagagggaGGACGCAGACGAGGCTGGGTTGTTTCATGCATTTCTTAGGTGAAAAAAAGGGACCTGTGACCTCAGTTATGTAAGACAAAGTTGTGCTAGAGGGTAGAGTCTTGGGCTTGAGAGTTCAAGTTTCAGTTCCGCCTCTTATGACGTTAGAAGTTCTGCATCTTAGGACCCTCCTTTGACTCCACGGTCAGCCGTCTGCAATGTTACCCAGCCTCTGGATTtaccttcctcatctgtaaaacagacataAGACATTGACATCATAGGATGGTTAAGAAGATTTAAAAGAGTGTAGGCACACAGtgtgtgctcaataaatgatcaCAATCACCATTGTATAAATAAGGGATCTTTAGCTCAATGACCCTCCCCACGGTGCAGAAATTCCTGCTGTGTTTTCTCAACAAATGGCTTTGGTCTTCAGTGGTTTCTGgtctctccaggcttccctaagCCCTGACTCAtgctctctggtggctcagatggtaaagaagctgcctacaatgccctgggtcaggaagatcccctggaggagggcatggctacccactccagtgttcttgcctggaaagtcccatggacagagggagcctggcaggctacagtccatgggctcgcaaagtgttggacacagctgagcgactaacatacacacgCTCTCTCGGCGCTAACACTAGCCATTTCCCTTTCAGAGTTTCCGCAAGGCCATCCTGGAGGTGGGTGAAGTTGGCACCCAGGCTGCAGTGGCCCCCGGCAGTTTTGCCACCTTTTGGCCCCCAGGACAATTGCTAAGCCCTTTGGTTTAACCAGTTCTTCCTTGTGATCTTTTCCACCAATGCCCAGAGCATCTTCTTTCTGGGAAAAGTGGTCAACCCCACAAAACCATAGCCCTCCCAGGGCTGGCTTGTCTGTTACAAGCAGGAGGACGTAGCCTGGAGGGAGAGGCATGAGCAGCTCTGGGCTTGGAGTGGAGGATACAGAAGATGCTGAGGATCTGGGGCAGAAGTTGTTGGTGAAGGATGCGGGTGGTATCTGAAGGGTGTGGACTGGACACCCAGCTCCTCAGGGCTGTGTCACCCCAGACAGACCATCTAACCTCTTTGAGCAGGTCTACCCTGGAAAGTGGGAGAAATGTCCACCACCAGCCGCACTGCCCAGGGTAGTTATACAGATTAAACAAAATGATGGCTACGGGGAGCCTGGCTCAGCGCTTCCCACATAGTGGATACTCAATCAATGCATCCCTTTCCTATCCCTCTGGGGTTTGCCTGTGGTCCCCTGGCACACCTGGTCCAGGATGCAGTGGTGAGATGTTCCAAATTTCAGTAAGTTCacgaggtgtgtgtgtgtgtgtggtaggcaGTCGTGGTGTGGGCAGCCAGTGGACAGGGCAGGTGCCGTTTCAGAGCCAGGGTTCAGAAGGCCTTGGCAGGGAGAGTGTCCACCAAGGCATCTGCTACCGAGACTGGAGATGGAGGCTCAGGGAGGCAAGCTATTGCAAGGGAGCTCAGGCCCTGCCCCACCTGTGGTCACGGGGATGTGGCCAGTATCCCTCTCAGAGCAGATTGCCATGGCCACGGACTGAGCTTCACAAGGAGAAGTGTGAGATGTAGGAGTCTAGAGGCCTATCTTCCCATCCCTGCTGTGCCATCGAGGTGCTCTGAGACTTTTGTGGTCCTTCCCCCTCTGGACTTCAGTGTCCCCACCTCAGTAATGTTAGCTGGcccagtattaaaaagcagagacatcactttgctgacaaaggtccatctagttaaagctatggtttttcagttatggttggatgtaaaagttggactataaagaagtctgagtgctgaagagttgatgctgttgaactgtggtgctggagaagacgcttgagagttccctggacagcaaggagatcaaaccagtcaatcctaaaggaaatcagccctgaatattcattggaaggactggtgctgaagctgaaacttcaatactttgtccacctgatgtgtagagatgactcattggaaaagatcctgaccctgggaaagactgaaggcaggaggagaaggggacgacagaggatgagatggttggatggcatcactgacttgatggacatgagtttgagtaaactcagggagatagtgaaggacaggggagcctggcgtgctgcagtccatgggattacaaagagtcagacacgacttagcaactgaataacaacaggtGGCCCAGCTCGGACCGTCTTTGAGTTTGTGGGGTGAAACCTCTGAGGAGGGACCACTCAGAGTCTGTGAGAATAAACCTCTCCCCCTCCCATGGGAGGAGGCAGGCTGACAGGACCTGGCTGTGTTTGTCCTAAACCTCAGTAATTTCCAGCAAATGCAAGGTCTAGTGGGTTTTGTTCATTTGTCTGTTTTGAAGGTGAGTGTCAGAGGCAGCAGGAGGTTTCACAGCCACAAAATCAGAGTTTACATTGGTGACAAGGAAAAGTAGACTGAGCACCATCTACAGAGCTGACAATTATTCAAGAATCAAAATATTCCAGGGACTGTGTGACTTGGTCCTGGTCCTTGGCCCAAATAATGCCACGATGGCAGAATAGAATCATGTCAGGAAGCTAGGAAGCCAGTATCTGGAGCAGGAAACAGAC from Bos taurus isolate L1 Dominette 01449 registration number 42190680 breed Hereford chromosome 21, ARS-UCD2.0, whole genome shotgun sequence includes these protein-coding regions:
- the SERPINA4 gene encoding LOW QUALITY PROTEIN: kallistatin (The sequence of the model RefSeq protein was modified relative to this genomic sequence to represent the inferred CDS: inserted 4 bases in 3 codons; substituted 2 bases at 2 genomic stop codons); the encoded protein is MFFSPTNLRPQKMHLAGFLLLLLAGRLVLSQGQLHPKHYGQGHAHLPRQAPGTGEGFSSLKINPGNTTFALHFHHLLASQAPGGSIFSPLSISTXLAMLSLEVSLHSRTQILEGLGFNLTQVSEFDSHQGFQNLLHTLYLPGNRLEVCMGNVLFLSPEQLLLLRILKDSASFCESRLFCTNFKDSVSMTQLINHHLRXETXGKIVNLVSKLNADTTMMLVNYVYFKALWEKPFIPSLTASHNFYVDEDTTVKVPMMPQDTQHHWYPHNRYLPCLVLWMYCQGNITTLFILPNEGKMEQVEEVLTPKMPTRWSNLFRKSHFYGKLKLYLPKFSISGAYRLDQILPKLGITDLGINPWRPWRGTSTSWKSFRKAILEVGEVGTQAAVAPGSFATXFGPQDNCXALWFNQFFLVIFSTNAQSIFFLGKVVNPTKP